From Sinorhizobium sp. B11:
CGTTTATGCGGCCGGTCTGTCGCGCAGCAATGGCGATGCGGCAAAGGCTGGCGACGAAGGTCTCAAGTTCTTCGCCGAACTGAACAAGGCCGGCAACTTCGTACCGGTTACGGGTAAAGCCGCACCGTTTGCACAGGGCTCGACGCCGATCATCATCTCTTGGGACTACAATGCTCTGTCCTGGGGTGAGAGCCTGAAGGGCAACCCTCCGTTTGAAGTCGTCGTTCCGAAGACGGGCGTTGTCGCAGGCGTGTACGTTCAGGCGATCTCCGCCTTCGCACCGCATCCGAACGCTGCCAAGCTCTGGATGGAATATCTTTACTCGGACGAAGGTCAGATCGGCTGGCTGAAGGGCTATTGCCACCCGATCCGCTTCAACGATCTTGCCAAGAACAACAAGATCCCGAAGGAACTCCTCGACAAGCTGCCGCCGGCAGCGGCCTATGAAAAGGCTGTTTTCCCGACTCTTGAGGAACAGGCTGCCGGCAAGGAAGCCATCAGCAAGAACTGGGATTCTGTCGTCGGCGCCATCGTCAAGTAACACCTGATCCTGCCTCCTCGCCTCAGGGCGGGGAGGTTTTCTCACTCCGACGCCCCAGGATGAGCTTTCCATGAGTACCGTTTCAACACCTATGGTAAGCAGCGCCCCCTTGATCAACAAAGACCGCGTGATCGACTGGCTGGGCATTGCACCCTTCATTATTTTTTCACTACTGTTCCTGATTATCCCCACGCTTTATCTCGTGGCGGGCGCGTTCTTGACGCCCGAGGGCGAACTCACGCTGAAGAATATCGGCGATCTCTTTACGCCATCCATTTTGAGCGCTTACTGGATCAGTATCCGCGTCTCGGTGGCGTCCGCCCTTGGCGGCGCCCTGATCGGTTTTTTCCTCGCCTGGGCCGTCGTGCTCGGCGGCCTGCCGAACTCGGTGCGCTCGACGCTTCTGACATTCTCCGGCGTAGCCTCGAATTTCGCCGGGGTACCGCTCGCCTTCGCCTTTCTCGCAACGCTCGGCCGCACCGGCCTTGTGACCCTCTTCCTGCGCGACTGGTTTGGCTTCAACCTTTACGGCACCGGCTTCAACCTCCTCTCGTTCTTCGGCCTCACCATCACCTACATGTATTTCCAGATCCCGCTGATGGTGCTGATCCTGACGCCGGCGTTGGACGGTATGAAGAAGGAATGGCGCGAAGCCTCTGAAATTCTCGGCGCTACCAACCGTCAATATTGGACGATGGTTGCCCTGCCGATCCTCTGGCCGAGCCTGCTCGGTACCACGCTGCTGCTCTTTGCCAACGCTTTCGGCGCCATCGCCACCGCCTTCGCGCTGACCGGCAGTTCACTGAACATCGTGCCGATCCTGCTCTATGC
This genomic window contains:
- a CDS encoding ABC transporter permease subunit, with protein sequence MSTVSTPMVSSAPLINKDRVIDWLGIAPFIIFSLLFLIIPTLYLVAGAFLTPEGELTLKNIGDLFTPSILSAYWISIRVSVASALGGALIGFFLAWAVVLGGLPNSVRSTLLTFSGVASNFAGVPLAFAFLATLGRTGLVTLFLRDWFGFNLYGTGFNLLSFFGLTITYMYFQIPLMVLILTPALDGMKKEWREASEILGATNRQYWTMVALPILWPSLLGTTLLLFANAFGAIATAFALTGSSLNIVPILLYAQIRGDVLHNANLGYAIALGMIVITGVSNVLYLMLRMRAERWQK